The Dehalogenimonas sp. 4OHTPN genome window below encodes:
- a CDS encoding radical SAM protein, producing MTVYYPTHILRILLRRGLLIDRLKFIFGVDAGEVERFIMAVYAHGQPVPDRAVSAHLPTLVENGYLNVDGPSSRGRCSFMNTVGVNFELTYRCNLRCRHCLQQNIRDDTRRELSTEQVKHLIRQVYLSGLCTVGINFTGGEALGHRDDLFEIMAYTGRLGIPWRLNTNSWWAGKADLELFGRHFPSSQDLVLYLKDLGLQRFALSFDERMVDSKRVNDLLCSISLCEMNDIDYEVIFTGIESAEASRVITLIKKALKCNFLPHLTIVYNEMVDVGGAIDSAGRHSWQSNLSPCMGTGFYHPAYLHISPEGKVRTCMYASDAANVGDVRKDDFIDLINRFPGNEIGRFFTSPVKKQQAIARLTAQGAEKYKALIHECARNAFVAGALGSK from the coding sequence ATGACCGTATACTACCCCACCCACATACTACGCATCCTACTCCGACGCGGGTTGCTGATCGATCGCCTGAAGTTTATTTTTGGTGTTGATGCCGGTGAAGTCGAACGGTTTATCATGGCGGTTTATGCGCATGGCCAGCCAGTACCCGACAGAGCGGTTTCGGCACACTTGCCAACTTTAGTCGAGAACGGATACCTGAACGTAGATGGTCCCAGCTCTCGCGGCCGATGCTCCTTCATGAACACCGTGGGGGTTAACTTTGAACTGACTTACAGATGTAATCTACGTTGCCGGCACTGCCTCCAGCAGAATATCCGCGATGATACCCGGCGGGAACTTTCCACTGAACAGGTCAAACACCTCATTCGCCAAGTTTATCTCAGTGGGCTCTGCACCGTCGGTATTAACTTTACCGGCGGTGAGGCGTTGGGACACCGGGATGACCTATTTGAAATCATGGCGTATACCGGCAGGCTAGGAATACCCTGGCGGCTCAATACCAACAGTTGGTGGGCGGGCAAGGCAGATCTGGAATTATTTGGACGGCATTTTCCTTCATCACAGGACCTAGTGCTTTATCTCAAAGACCTGGGACTGCAGCGGTTCGCATTGAGTTTCGATGAAAGGATGGTGGACTCAAAGCGGGTCAATGACTTGTTGTGCTCCATCAGTCTTTGTGAGATGAACGACATCGACTATGAGGTAATTTTCACTGGAATCGAGAGCGCCGAGGCCAGCCGCGTCATAACGTTGATCAAAAAAGCCCTGAAATGCAACTTCCTGCCGCACCTAACCATTGTCTATAATGAGATGGTGGACGTCGGTGGGGCAATCGACTCAGCGGGCCGGCATTCGTGGCAGTCCAACTTGTCGCCATGCATGGGTACAGGCTTCTACCATCCGGCGTATTTACATATCAGCCCAGAGGGAAAGGTCAGAACCTGTATGTACGCCTCCGACGCGGCCAATGTGGGTGACGTGCGAAAAGATGACTTTATTGACCTGATCAACAGATTTCCGGGTAATGAGATCGGCCGATTTTTTACCAGCCCTGTTAAAAAGCAACAGGCGATAGCAAGGCTGACGGCGCAGGGCGCTGAAAAATACAAGGCATTGATTCATGAGTGTGCCCGAAATGCCTTCGTGGCTGGCGCGCTGGGATCCAAATAA
- the mnmA gene encoding tRNA 2-thiouridine(34) synthase MnmA, protein MTRKALVALSGGVDSAVAAALLKDAGYEVTGIMMKIYGGDESTGSTRLRHGCYGPGESEDIEDARKVAETLGIRLEVFDLSQEYQATILEYFEAEYRAGRTPNPCVRCNQTIKLGALIDRAKASGLDFDFVTTGHYARVEYHPQSARYRLLRGLDRGKDQSYFLFRLSQEQLRIVRFPLGDLTKEEVREKAQRFGLTVADKPESQNFVSGGYRQLLGHGSEAGPILDESGRVLGIHPGIASFTIGQRHGLGLIGPEPRYVTAIDAERNAIIVGRRESLFRDVILVVGLNWISIERLDSGRETAAQIRSGAPAAAAWIEPLDTRQTRVTFKEPQVAPAPGQAVVFYEGDVVVGGGTLSNIIP, encoded by the coding sequence ATGACCCGTAAAGCTCTGGTTGCCCTTAGCGGTGGTGTCGATTCGGCGGTGGCCGCCGCATTGCTTAAGGACGCCGGTTACGAAGTCACCGGAATCATGATGAAAATCTATGGCGGCGACGAATCGACAGGTAGTACTCGTTTGAGGCACGGTTGCTACGGCCCTGGCGAGTCGGAGGACATCGAGGACGCCCGGAAAGTGGCCGAGACGCTTGGCATCCGATTGGAGGTGTTCGATCTCAGCCAGGAATACCAAGCGACGATACTTGAGTATTTCGAAGCCGAATACCGCGCCGGTCGAACACCCAACCCGTGCGTCCGATGCAACCAGACGATCAAGTTGGGCGCGCTTATCGACCGTGCCAAGGCTTCCGGACTCGATTTCGATTTTGTTACCACCGGGCATTATGCCCGGGTGGAATACCACCCGCAATCCGCCCGTTATCGGTTGCTACGCGGTCTCGACCGGGGCAAAGACCAGTCTTATTTTCTATTCCGGTTATCGCAAGAGCAATTAAGAATCGTTCGCTTCCCTCTTGGTGACCTGACCAAAGAAGAGGTGCGTGAAAAAGCGCAGAGGTTTGGCTTAACGGTAGCCGACAAACCTGAGAGCCAGAACTTCGTCTCCGGAGGCTACCGGCAACTGCTAGGCCATGGATCTGAAGCAGGCCCCATTCTCGATGAGTCGGGGCGAGTGCTGGGCATTCATCCCGGGATTGCCTCCTTCACCATCGGCCAGCGCCATGGGTTGGGTCTGATTGGCCCAGAACCAAGGTATGTGACAGCCATAGATGCGGAGCGCAACGCAATTATTGTCGGCAGGCGTGAATCACTTTTCCGCGATGTTATTTTGGTTGTTGGCCTTAATTGGATTTCCATTGAGCGTCTCGATTCAGGCAGAGAAACTGCCGCCCAAATCAGGTCCGGCGCGCCAGCCGCTGCTGCCTGGATAGAGCCGCTTGATACCAGACAGACCAGGGTTACTTTCAAAGAGCCTCAGGTTGCACCGGCGCCAGGACAGGCGGTGGTTTTTTATGAGGGCGATGTTGTCGTCGGTGGTGGAACCCTATCAAACATCATTCCTTAA
- a CDS encoding PLP-dependent aspartate aminotransferase family protein, translating to MEFETAAIHSGVRPDNCYGALSVPIYQTSTFVFEDIGKTRGYDYTRSGNPTRKVLEDTIARLEGGHAAFACATGMAAITTVLHLLKAGDHIISCDDIYGGTYRLFRSVMSRFGIEVSFVCLRNRADLEAAIRPNTRMIWLETPSNPLLNITDLEMVAAVAKERKIMTVLDNTFASPVFLQPVSFGIDLVVHSTTKYLNGHCDVVGGAIVTTTPELSQEVGFLVNAMGVSQAPFDAWLVLRGIETLHIRMAQHEKNSIAIARFLKEQPGIRKVYYPGLPEHPGHEIARRQMTGFGGVVSFEMEGGFEEASRVLRGLRLFALAESLGGVASLAEHPVTMSHASMSAEHRQRVGITDSLIRLSVGLEHTDDLTADLAQALQPGA from the coding sequence GTGGAGTTCGAAACTGCCGCCATTCATTCGGGAGTTCGACCTGATAACTGTTACGGCGCCCTGTCGGTGCCCATCTACCAGACGTCCACCTTCGTTTTCGAGGATATCGGCAAGACCCGGGGCTATGACTACACCCGTAGCGGCAACCCAACGCGAAAAGTGCTTGAGGACACCATCGCCCGGCTGGAGGGCGGGCACGCCGCCTTCGCTTGTGCCACCGGCATGGCTGCTATCACTACCGTGTTACATCTCCTAAAGGCTGGCGATCATATCATCTCTTGCGATGACATCTACGGCGGCACGTACCGCCTTTTTCGGAGCGTCATGAGCCGGTTCGGCATCGAGGTCTCCTTCGTCTGTCTCCGGAATCGCGCCGATCTGGAAGCCGCCATCCGCCCCAATACCCGGATGATCTGGTTGGAAACGCCATCCAACCCGCTGCTCAACATCACTGACCTCGAGATGGTAGCCGCGGTGGCTAAAGAGCGGAAGATCATGACTGTATTAGACAACACTTTTGCCTCGCCCGTTTTCCTGCAGCCGGTATCTTTCGGAATCGACTTGGTTGTCCATTCGACAACCAAGTATTTGAATGGGCACTGCGATGTCGTCGGCGGCGCCATCGTCACCACCACACCGGAGTTGTCGCAGGAGGTCGGCTTCCTAGTCAACGCCATGGGCGTTTCTCAAGCTCCCTTCGATGCCTGGCTGGTACTGCGCGGTATCGAGACATTGCACATAAGGATGGCGCAGCACGAAAAGAACAGTATCGCAATTGCTCGATTCCTGAAGGAACAACCAGGTATCAGGAAGGTCTATTATCCCGGTTTACCGGAGCACCCCGGCCACGAGATCGCAAGAAGGCAGATGACTGGCTTCGGCGGCGTTGTCTCTTTCGAGATGGAAGGCGGTTTTGAAGAAGCCAGCCGAGTCCTCCGAGGCTTGCGACTCTTCGCCCTGGCCGAATCCTTGGGCGGCGTGGCGTCCCTGGCCGAACACCCAGTGACAATGAGCCATGCCTCCATGTCCGCCGAACACCGGCAACGCGTCGGCATCACCGACAGCTTGATCCGGCTGTCGGTGGGGCTGGAGCATACCGATGACCTGACCGCCGACCTGGCTCAGGCGCTACAACCCGGGGCCTGA
- a CDS encoding SHOCT domain-containing protein, which yields MWYGDTWGVGMWLMMSFMVVFWVGIVAFVIWLITRATRGGSYISDLRTPLEIARERYAKGEISREEYAEVKKNLI from the coding sequence ATGTGGTACGGTGACACCTGGGGAGTCGGTATGTGGCTCATGATGTCATTTATGGTGGTATTCTGGGTTGGAATTGTCGCCTTCGTTATTTGGTTAATCACTAGGGCGACTAGAGGTGGTTCATATATCAGCGATCTTCGCACACCGTTGGAAATCGCTCGAGAACGATACGCCAAAGGTGAAATCTCAAGGGAAGAATACGCTGAGGTGAAGAAAAACCTCATCTGA
- the lgt gene encoding prolipoprotein diacylglyceryl transferase: MNGIIINIDPIAFSIGGLELRWYGIFIMLAIIAAGFITHLEAKRRSLNLDVNTLLLVVVLAGMLGARLFHVVDNWSFYAAQPQMIWHLSEGGLAIWGGLLGGGIAVLGYALLQRLPLLKLLDVLVPGVIVGLIIGRLACIVNGDTVGGVTNLPWAFIYTNPGSMIRPELLGLPVQPYPLYEMLWNGLGLALILWLRRRPLSDGILFLTFIGFYAAGRFLLTFVRIENEFIFGLQQAQLISLVMIAFAATAALLKWRPWRTARSQPAEIRS, from the coding sequence ATGAATGGAATAATCATCAACATCGATCCCATCGCCTTCAGTATCGGCGGTCTCGAGCTGCGCTGGTATGGCATCTTCATCATGCTGGCAATTATTGCGGCCGGATTCATCACCCACCTTGAGGCCAAGCGGCGCTCACTTAATCTGGATGTAAACACGCTCCTGCTGGTGGTCGTGCTTGCCGGCATGCTGGGTGCCCGACTGTTTCATGTTGTCGATAACTGGAGTTTTTACGCCGCTCAACCGCAGATGATCTGGCACCTTTCGGAGGGTGGCCTAGCAATCTGGGGGGGGTTGCTGGGAGGCGGCATCGCCGTCCTGGGATATGCATTGTTGCAACGCCTCCCGTTGCTGAAACTCTTGGATGTACTGGTGCCCGGTGTTATCGTCGGCCTCATCATCGGTAGATTGGCCTGCATCGTGAACGGCGATACCGTCGGCGGCGTCACCAATCTGCCATGGGCTTTTATTTATACGAATCCGGGATCAATGATCAGGCCTGAGCTTCTCGGCCTGCCTGTTCAACCCTATCCTTTGTATGAGATGCTATGGAACGGCCTCGGCCTTGCTTTGATCTTATGGCTGCGCCGGCGGCCATTGAGCGACGGCATTTTGTTCCTGACTTTCATCGGCTTCTATGCTGCCGGGCGGTTCCTTTTGACCTTTGTCCGAATCGAAAACGAGTTCATCTTTGGACTGCAGCAGGCGCAACTTATCTCCCTGGTTATGATTGCTTTTGCTGCCACCGCGGCTTTACTTAAGTGGCGTCCATGGCGGACAGCCCGGAGTCAGCCTGCTGAGATTAGAAGCTGA
- a CDS encoding sulfurtransferase TusA family protein: protein MEIREYDLAGYVCPLSRIKAAEVLKGLNPGESIRMIIGDTESLKSIAQELRTRCIKPEFEKETETRFILTVVR from the coding sequence ATGGAAATTAGGGAATACGACCTGGCGGGCTATGTTTGCCCCCTGTCCCGGATCAAGGCGGCGGAAGTGCTCAAGGGCCTGAATCCCGGTGAAAGCATCAGAATGATTATTGGCGATACCGAGTCGCTTAAAAGCATCGCTCAGGAACTGCGGACTCGCTGCATCAAACCGGAGTTTGAGAAAGAGACGGAGACCCGTTTTATTCTGACCGTCGTCAGATAG
- a CDS encoding cysteine synthase family protein: MNNLSDTLIKIEKEKTDHQLRVYSNIIELIASEDNPTPLVRLNHLCPNPDFEIYLKMERYNPFGSIKDRIALEMLRDLKHEGKTVIEPSSGNTGLAIAAIANTLGIAVEIAVPRGIPEDKKLMLRLLGAKLWEADDALCPRFPSEGARGLVDAILRSPATREGYVSPNQYENELNVRAHYQNTGPEIWRQTEGELTHFFAGFGTCGTISGVGKYLKERNPDIKIVGIEPASSDHKLPGLKRITGLPPDLVPKILDEGVIDGREEVTDDEAYGTAVAIARKEGILVGPTTGAILAVALRYATTGAGIAVVISPDDAFKYGRFYADYLDRQENTNGN, translated from the coding sequence ATGAATAATCTATCAGACACTTTAATCAAAATTGAAAAAGAAAAAACTGATCACCAACTGCGGGTATATTCCAATATCATCGAACTCATTGCCAGCGAGGATAATCCGACGCCGCTGGTACGCTTGAACCACCTATGTCCGAATCCGGACTTCGAGATTTATCTCAAGATGGAGCGCTACAATCCGTTTGGCTCGATCAAGGATCGCATCGCACTGGAGATGCTCCGTGACTTGAAACACGAGGGCAAAACGGTCATCGAGCCGTCGTCCGGTAACACCGGCCTGGCCATCGCCGCCATCGCTAACACTCTGGGCATTGCTGTGGAGATTGCCGTGCCCCGCGGCATCCCGGAGGACAAGAAGTTGATGCTCCGGCTGCTCGGGGCTAAGCTATGGGAAGCCGACGACGCCCTTTGCCCGCGCTTCCCTTCGGAGGGCGCCCGCGGATTGGTGGACGCCATCCTGCGCAGCCCGGCCACCCGGGAAGGCTACGTCAGCCCCAATCAGTATGAGAACGAACTCAATGTCCGAGCCCATTACCAGAACACCGGACCAGAAATCTGGCGGCAAACCGAAGGAGAGCTTACCCATTTCTTTGCCGGTTTCGGCACCTGCGGCACCATCTCCGGCGTGGGTAAATACCTCAAAGAGCGCAACCCTGATATCAAAATCGTCGGGATCGAACCGGCATCGTCCGACCACAAGTTGCCTGGGCTAAAGCGCATCACCGGCCTGCCGCCGGACCTGGTGCCGAAAATCCTCGATGAGGGCGTGATCGATGGCCGTGAGGAAGTGACCGATGACGAAGCCTACGGTACCGCCGTCGCCATAGCTCGGAAAGAAGGCATACTCGTCGGCCCGACCACCGGCGCCATCCTGGCCGTCGCCCTGCGGTACGCCACGACCGGTGCTGGCATCGCCGTCGTCATCTCCCCGGACGATGCCTTCAAATACGGCCGTTTCTATGCGGACTATCTGGACAGACAGGAAAACACAAATGGAAATTAG
- a CDS encoding putative sulfate exporter family transporter, giving the protein MATSYISTRTDWSSLWKKEDWWAVWAGFLILVFGIIKFLPALPKIAKWSTVGQSFPSGFGTIGAVALFFGFVLGLTLLARRFIGANLKQHFAGFSVIFGLAFIAMWIGKFAPIQKWGLEAVLWALVLGLFISNILRVPHWLKAAAQTEFFVKIGLVLLGAEILFSTIVKGGAVGMAQALLVVIAVWFFAFWLGKKLGLGGSFSSIMASGVSICGVSAAIAAGGAVKGNPKHISHVISLVLLLAMPMLIGMPLLAKSLGLSPEVAGAWMGGTIDTTGAVVAAGTLVDPDTGLQVASLVKMAQNVLIGFAAFFMAIWATFSIDKSQGIVTNTGKPRLIDIWYRFPKFIVGFVLASVVFSLIVEPNLGSAATNTILGTTKGYRDLFFALAFVSIGLETRIKDLVAVGRGKPALAFIGAQAFNVVWTLLIVWLLWSGIFFEPPI; this is encoded by the coding sequence ATGGCAACATCATATATATCTACACGCACGGACTGGTCCTCACTTTGGAAAAAAGAGGACTGGTGGGCGGTATGGGCGGGTTTCCTCATACTGGTTTTCGGTATCATTAAATTCCTACCTGCGCTGCCGAAGATCGCTAAATGGTCAACTGTCGGCCAGTCTTTTCCATCCGGCTTCGGTACAATAGGCGCTGTCGCGCTGTTTTTTGGCTTCGTTTTAGGGCTGACGCTGCTGGCCCGGCGCTTCATCGGCGCCAATCTTAAGCAGCATTTTGCCGGATTTTCAGTCATCTTTGGCCTGGCTTTTATCGCCATGTGGATCGGCAAGTTCGCTCCGATCCAAAAATGGGGCCTGGAGGCGGTGCTCTGGGCGCTGGTGTTGGGCTTATTCATCAGCAATATTTTGCGCGTTCCGCACTGGCTGAAAGCTGCCGCTCAAACCGAGTTCTTTGTCAAGATCGGCCTGGTGCTCCTGGGCGCCGAGATCCTCTTTTCGACCATCGTCAAGGGCGGCGCCGTCGGCATGGCGCAGGCGCTCCTGGTGGTTATCGCCGTCTGGTTCTTCGCCTTCTGGCTGGGCAAGAAGCTGGGACTGGGCGGTTCATTCTCAAGCATCATGGCCTCCGGCGTTTCTATCTGCGGCGTCTCGGCCGCCATCGCCGCCGGAGGTGCGGTCAAAGGCAATCCCAAGCATATCAGCCATGTTATTTCGCTGGTGCTGCTCCTGGCTATGCCGATGCTGATCGGCATGCCCCTACTTGCTAAGTCATTGGGTTTATCCCCGGAAGTAGCCGGCGCCTGGATGGGCGGCACCATTGACACCACTGGTGCCGTGGTGGCAGCAGGGACGCTGGTCGATCCTGACACCGGGCTTCAGGTCGCCTCGCTGGTGAAGATGGCGCAGAATGTGCTCATCGGTTTTGCCGCCTTCTTCATGGCGATATGGGCGACCTTTTCCATTGACAAGTCCCAGGGCATCGTTACCAACACCGGAAAGCCTCGCCTTATTGATATCTGGTACCGCTTCCCAAAGTTCATCGTCGGCTTCGTTTTGGCATCGGTCGTCTTCTCCTTGATTGTCGAGCCGAATCTCGGCTCTGCAGCGACCAATACTATCCTGGGAACAACCAAGGGCTATCGCGATCTGTTCTTCGCCCTGGCGTTCGTTTCCATCGGACTCGAGACGCGCATCAAGGACCTGGTGGCCGTGGGCCGCGGTAAACCGGCGCTGGCTTTCATCGGCGCCCAAGCATTCAACGTCGTCTGGACACTGCTTATTGTCTGGCTGCTATGGTCGGGTATCTTCTTCGAGCCTCCGATTTAA
- a CDS encoding 4Fe-4S binding protein → MSSTLETDIVELRKRGIVKLKDDDMYAIWVKTACGNLSSNQINKLAEITESYGRGFLLFSSRQIPIIPFIKDDDLEAVQQALSSVYLTLDRCGPTVRNVNVCLGRLCPHIIADPLPLAQKLDNFFYAHMANKVKLGVVGCAKDCIISRALTDIGFVPATTDVRAGYNAYIGGRLGLNPGLGFKIAESLNEEECLRLVQNFFELMNREGRRGERAADLIERLGADAVRHELHQTLSQVSGLEPIICPTSELSCNTGKQTVKLRATAGEVTAAQLKEIANIAEGYGLGIVHFDVRGGPEIPGIAKADFEIVRREIAESGMAIIDGGLANLQSCFGGYCTESLADPQALLKRIDVMARESGLADVKMTISASGCPNSCGIAHLSDIGFYGIAEFEIDAKSCTGCGLCVPVCKRKAIEIIDGRVTINNEQCRHCGQCISVCPFNALVEKKRGFTVLIGGRGGQDTRLGQLITGLVSEDEALAITGRLMRLLRDTRTDAATLIDRWGLERVKDTLINPAEAPVSSARVTTCAP, encoded by the coding sequence ATGTCGAGTACATTAGAAACGGATATTGTTGAACTCCGAAAGCGCGGCATCGTCAAGCTTAAAGACGATGACATGTACGCCATCTGGGTCAAGACGGCCTGCGGTAACCTAAGCTCCAACCAGATTAATAAACTGGCCGAGATAACCGAGAGCTACGGGCGGGGTTTCCTTCTCTTTTCCTCCCGGCAGATCCCCATCATTCCGTTTATCAAGGATGATGATCTCGAAGCCGTCCAGCAGGCGCTGTCCAGTGTCTATCTAACCCTCGACCGCTGCGGCCCTACCGTCAGGAACGTCAACGTTTGCTTGGGCAGACTCTGCCCCCATATCATCGCCGACCCGCTGCCGCTGGCTCAGAAGCTGGATAATTTTTTCTACGCGCACATGGCCAACAAGGTCAAACTCGGAGTGGTGGGTTGCGCCAAAGACTGCATCATCTCGCGGGCGCTGACCGATATCGGTTTTGTGCCGGCTACCACCGACGTGCGGGCGGGTTATAACGCTTATATCGGCGGAAGACTTGGTCTGAATCCCGGTTTGGGCTTTAAAATAGCGGAATCCTTGAATGAGGAAGAGTGTCTCCGCCTGGTGCAGAATTTCTTTGAACTGATGAACCGGGAAGGCCGGCGCGGTGAAAGGGCCGCAGATCTCATCGAGCGGCTTGGCGCCGATGCAGTGAGGCACGAACTGCATCAGACCCTCAGCCAAGTATCAGGTCTGGAGCCAATCATCTGCCCTACCTCCGAGCTCAGCTGTAACACCGGAAAGCAAACCGTAAAACTACGGGCGACGGCCGGTGAGGTGACGGCGGCACAACTCAAGGAGATCGCCAACATCGCCGAAGGCTACGGTCTGGGTATCGTTCATTTCGATGTCCGCGGCGGTCCGGAGATCCCCGGTATCGCCAAAGCCGATTTCGAGATTGTAAGGCGGGAGATAGCCGAGTCCGGCATGGCAATTATCGACGGTGGTCTGGCAAACCTACAGAGCTGCTTCGGGGGTTACTGCACTGAGAGCCTGGCCGACCCGCAGGCATTACTCAAACGAATCGATGTTATGGCCCGGGAGTCGGGACTGGCCGATGTGAAAATGACTATCTCCGCCTCGGGCTGCCCAAACTCCTGCGGTATCGCCCACCTTTCCGATATCGGTTTTTACGGCATTGCGGAGTTTGAGATCGATGCAAAAAGCTGCACCGGCTGCGGATTGTGCGTGCCGGTATGCAAACGTAAGGCCATCGAGATCATCGATGGTCGTGTGACTATTAATAATGAACAGTGCCGCCACTGCGGCCAATGCATCAGCGTCTGCCCCTTCAATGCCCTGGTGGAAAAAAAGCGCGGCTTTACTGTGCTTATCGGCGGCCGAGGCGGGCAGGATACCAGACTTGGACAGCTGATCACCGGTCTGGTTTCAGAGGACGAGGCCCTCGCCATCACCGGGAGGTTAATGCGCCTGTTAAGAGATACCAGGACTGATGCCGCGACACTGATCGATCGCTGGGGACTTGAACGGGTAAAAGATACCCTGATAAACCCAGCCGAAGCTCCTGTAAGCTCGGCGAGAGTAACAACATGCGCACCCTGA
- a CDS encoding metal-dependent transcriptional regulator, which produces MSTGTSAEEYLEALYTLTQGGKTARTSEISKRLNIAPASVTEMLPKLAASGYLNYAPYQGVTLTPSGFELAAKMARKHRLLERFLHDILHIGNDKVHKEACAMEHALSDETERALCQTLKAPDLCPDDKNVIPACNLGFSTCQECQEWGGRNLEEAGKRKTSVVPIASLKENQEGTISFIRGDNSVLRRLLDLGLTPGTKIKVNRIAPFKGPVEIAVRGSKLALGDEIVCNVFVDRQASEFGGGENG; this is translated from the coding sequence ATGAGCACCGGAACTAGCGCCGAAGAATACTTGGAAGCCTTATACACACTCACTCAAGGCGGTAAGACGGCCCGAACTTCAGAGATTTCGAAACGGCTGAATATCGCTCCTGCCAGCGTTACTGAAATGCTCCCTAAATTGGCGGCCAGCGGATACCTCAACTACGCGCCCTATCAGGGAGTTACGCTTACCCCCAGTGGTTTTGAGTTGGCGGCAAAGATGGCCCGGAAACACCGGTTACTAGAGCGCTTTCTCCACGATATATTGCACATCGGCAATGACAAGGTCCATAAAGAAGCCTGTGCCATGGAGCACGCCCTTTCGGATGAGACCGAGAGGGCGCTGTGTCAGACTTTAAAAGCTCCAGACCTCTGCCCGGATGACAAGAATGTGATCCCGGCATGCAACCTTGGTTTCAGTACCTGCCAGGAATGCCAGGAATGGGGCGGACGCAACCTGGAAGAAGCCGGCAAAAGAAAGACCAGTGTGGTTCCAATCGCCTCTTTGAAAGAAAATCAGGAAGGCACGATCAGCTTCATCAGGGGCGATAACTCGGTGCTGCGGAGACTGTTGGACCTGGGGCTGACGCCAGGAACTAAAATTAAAGTCAATAGAATTGCCCCGTTTAAGGGGCCGGTGGAAATAGCCGTCAGGGGTTCAAAACTGGCGCTGGGGGATGAAATCGTATGCAACGTCTTCGTTGATAGACAGGCGAGTGAGTTCGGAGGTGGAGAGAATGGCTAG